From Acidobacteriota bacterium, one genomic window encodes:
- a CDS encoding DUF2339 domain-containing protein, with protein sequence MANRFRCHRRSAGGTLVAMGSEESFSQPQSHTDEAGVAAELKQLAARVSQLERELAAMRAGGRFPAPLPPPPPPPAALPVIQHSEVEEAAIADSVVSASGKGSLESRLGAQVFNRIGIVALLFAATLGLKLAIDNQWIGPVGRILIGLIAGTGVVVWSERFRRKGFSAFSYSLKAVGTGVLYLSLWAAFQLYHLLPSSAALVGMILVTAWNAYMAWSQDAELLAAYALIGGLATPLLLSTGGDHEVFLFTYLLAIDVATVLLVRVKPWARLLFGAFPATAAYFIGWYWEFYHEPAFAVTTAFVGLFFVVFASASLGGAVPREKEAEKPARRGGLHVRDILLPLANAAFISLALYSVMQDSDRHWFLPWLMLILAATYLLITRLPQGAVAAAVHLSLAVVFLTIAVPLKASGHWITVAWLVEGVALLWVALRVGAGRVGRDAPHSNASDVLRWLSAGSLVLGLGGVIAVPFWFDGGLTAPLLNRNLATALIGVAAFAGAAWMALHARAGGGELKAVWSRFSFAALLAVDALAVLLALREISTSRYGSAQHVSFANADFGMALVGLAVLGGVAWAALRIAVVDVAALVWAQLSGGSVIAINLIAVLAGVREVATLWQVSTTDPDMELRRALAVSGFLMLYGAALLAVGFWRRSAFVRWQALALLVFSIGKTFLYDMRNLSQGYRFASFLALGALLMTISFAYQKDWLSLRDTLKDETSAASANPSKGERGQ encoded by the coding sequence AGCAGAGTTGAAGCAGCTTGCCGCGCGCGTCAGTCAGCTTGAGCGCGAGCTGGCTGCTATGCGGGCAGGCGGGCGGTTTCCTGCGCCTTTACCTCCTCCACCGCCTCCACCCGCTGCGCTGCCTGTTATTCAACACAGCGAAGTGGAGGAGGCAGCGATTGCCGACAGCGTTGTTTCTGCCAGCGGCAAGGGTTCGCTTGAGAGCCGGCTGGGGGCGCAGGTTTTTAACCGGATCGGTATAGTCGCCCTGCTGTTTGCAGCAACGCTTGGCCTGAAGCTGGCGATCGACAACCAATGGATCGGGCCAGTGGGCCGTATCCTGATCGGTCTGATTGCAGGGACCGGCGTTGTGGTGTGGTCGGAGCGTTTTCGCCGCAAAGGCTTCTCGGCATTTTCGTACTCGTTGAAGGCAGTTGGAACGGGCGTGCTGTATCTATCGCTTTGGGCGGCGTTCCAGCTCTATCATCTGTTGCCGTCATCGGCTGCGCTTGTGGGGATGATCCTGGTGACAGCGTGGAATGCCTACATGGCATGGTCGCAGGATGCCGAACTGCTGGCGGCCTATGCTCTGATCGGTGGACTGGCGACGCCGTTGCTGCTTTCGACCGGGGGCGATCACGAGGTATTTCTCTTCACCTACTTGCTGGCAATCGATGTTGCGACGGTGCTGCTGGTTCGGGTAAAGCCCTGGGCGAGACTGTTGTTCGGCGCGTTTCCGGCAACGGCCGCTTACTTCATCGGATGGTATTGGGAGTTTTACCATGAGCCTGCCTTTGCGGTAACGACGGCGTTTGTCGGGCTTTTCTTTGTGGTCTTTGCAAGCGCTTCGCTTGGAGGGGCAGTCCCGCGGGAGAAGGAAGCGGAGAAGCCAGCGCGGCGCGGCGGTTTGCATGTTCGAGACATTCTGCTGCCGCTTGCGAATGCGGCGTTTATCTCGCTGGCTCTTTACTCCGTGATGCAGGACTCCGATCGTCACTGGTTCCTGCCATGGCTCATGCTCATTTTGGCAGCGACGTATCTGTTGATTACGCGGCTGCCCCAGGGAGCAGTTGCCGCAGCGGTGCATCTTTCGCTGGCAGTGGTTTTTTTGACGATTGCCGTTCCTCTGAAGGCCAGCGGGCACTGGATAACGGTTGCGTGGCTGGTGGAGGGCGTGGCGCTCTTGTGGGTGGCGCTACGGGTTGGCGCAGGCCGGGTGGGCAGGGACGCGCCACACTCGAATGCCAGCGACGTATTGCGATGGCTCTCCGCCGGGTCGCTTGTTCTGGGGTTGGGCGGAGTGATTGCGGTACCGTTCTGGTTCGACGGTGGATTGACTGCGCCTTTGCTGAACCGCAACCTGGCGACAGCGCTCATCGGCGTCGCCGCATTTGCCGGAGCGGCGTGGATGGCCCTGCATGCGCGCGCTGGCGGAGGAGAGTTGAAGGCAGTCTGGTCGCGGTTCTCCTTTGCTGCATTGTTGGCGGTGGATGCTCTTGCGGTGCTTTTGGCGCTGCGCGAGATCTCTACTTCTCGCTACGGTTCTGCGCAGCATGTGTCCTTTGCCAATGCCGACTTTGGCATGGCCCTGGTTGGCCTTGCAGTTCTTGGCGGTGTCGCATGGGCAGCGCTTCGTATCGCTGTGGTGGATGTGGCGGCGCTGGTGTGGGCACAGCTCTCTGGCGGGTCGGTGATTGCGATTAACCTGATTGCAGTGCTGGCCGGTGTGCGAGAGGTTGCGACGCTATGGCAGGTTTCAACGACTGATCCCGATATGGAGCTTCGCCGTGCGCTTGCGGTATCGGGATTTCTGATGTTGTATGGAGCGGCGTTGCTGGCCGTAGGGTTCTGGCGGCGCTCGGCGTTTGTCCGCTGGCAGGCGCTGGCGCTGCTGGTCTTCAGCATTGGCAAGACTTTTTTGTACGACATGCGCAACCTCAGCCAGGGCTATCGCTTTGCGAGTTTTCTTGCGCTGGGAGCGTTGTTGATGACGATCAGTTTTGCCTACCAGAAGGACTGGCTCTCGCTGCGAGACACGCTGAAGGATGAGACCTCTGCCGCTTCAGCCAATCCTTCCAAAGGAGAGCGCGGTCAGTGA